One stretch of Vicia villosa cultivar HV-30 ecotype Madison, WI unplaced genomic scaffold, Vvil1.0 ctg.001947F_1_1, whole genome shotgun sequence DNA includes these proteins:
- the LOC131637210 gene encoding uncharacterized protein LOC131637210, whose amino-acid sequence MLEFVLFYKNPFLHASLSITLALTLTFFRIPILFLYALQTYIHPDSQPQSNGLKAAIRRPGVDGYQPLSSKTSTELRKRSKAKDKVDFDESKAQIFRITLDQSHLQSRLYIDQYSVAFTVSFIALFSILLHRFLDCEEGNGFLANGVFVPVLLSILSLYTWGMLFVKVTFERSASRRSEKQLSVVFGVLGVFLGLLFVPEVACLVLEFDFGVSVDGVWRVLLSVLMGSLASFLFIPAVRSARSFWLGTDQICCNLSMITCGFYNRAILYANQILLIFVAFLWITPLAESFVNKNYKGDSATGGVGNAERLVGNVGFMPSDFANFRRWCLLGSSLLQIVALRPNLQMYLNEALLSWYQRLHGSKVPDLDYSRAKMFLHNHYLCLVVLQFLGPPVLVLIFLGLSQIDGPSFGNFPLALPGSAFFKEAALFLAWWVTFLQAIYSSAILLLHRHCILYVS is encoded by the coding sequence ATGCTTGAGTTCGTGCTGTTCTACAAGAACCCATTCCTCCACGCATCACTCTCCATCACCCTCGCCCTAACCCTAACCTTCTTCCGCATCCCAATCCTCTTCCTCTACGCTCTCCAAACCTACATCCACCCCGATTCCCAGCCTCAATCTAATGGCCTCAAAGCCGCCATTCGCCGCCCCGGCGTCGACGGTTACCAACCCTTGTCTTCCAAAACCTCCACAGAGCTCAGAAAGAGGAGTAAAGCAAAGGACAAGGTCGATTTCGATGAGAGTAAGGCTCAGATCTTCAGGATAACGCTCGATCAGAGTCATTTGCAGTCTCGTCTTTATATCGATCAGTATTCCGTTGCTTTTACTGTTTCTTTTATTGCCCTTTTCTCTATTTTGCTTCATAGGTTTTTGGATTGTGAAGAGGGTAATGGGTTTTTGGCTAATGGGGTTTTTGTTCCGGTTTTGTTATCAATTTTGAGTCTTTATACTTGGGGGATGTTGTTTGTTAAGGTTACGTTTGAAAGATCTGCGTCGAGGAGGTCGGAGAAGCAGTTGAGTGTtgtttttggggttttgggggtTTTCTTAGGGTTGCTTTTTGTTCCTGAGGTTGCTTGTTTGGTTTTGGAGTTTGATTTTGGGGTTTCTGTTGATGGGGTTTGGAGGGTTTTGTTGTCTGTGTTAATGGGTTCTCTTGCTAGTTTCTTGTTCATTCCTGCTGTGAGAAGTGCGAGATCTTTTTGGCTTGGGACTGATCAGATTTGTTGCAATTTGTCAATGATTACTTGTGGATTTTATAACCGTGCGATTCTTTATGCGAATCAAATCTTGCTTATTTTCGTGGCTTTTCTGTGGATTACACCTTTGGCTGAAAGTTTTGTAAACAAAAACTATAAGGGAGATAGTGCGACGGGTGGAGTTGGTAATGCTGAGAGATTGGTGGGGAATGTAGGGTTCATGCCGTCTGATTTTGCTAACTTTAGGCGGTGGTGTTTGTTGGGATCGAGTTTGTTGCAGATTGTGGCTTTAAGGCCTAACCTGCAAATGTATCTCAATGAAGCTTTGTTGTCTTGGTACCAAAGACTTCATGGTAGCAAGGTTCCTGATTTGGATTACAGTAGAGCAAAGATGTTTTTGCATAATCATTACTTGTGCCTTGTGGTTTTGCAATTTCTTGGTCCGCCTGTGCTGGTGCTTATCTTTCTTGGCTTGTCTCAGATTGACGGTCCTTCCTTTGGAAACTTTCCGTTGGCATTGCCTGGCTCTGCGTTTTTCAAAGAGGCTGCGTTGTTTTTGGCTTGGTGGGTGACCTTTCTGCAGGCAATATATTCTTCGGCGATCCTTTTGCTACACCGGCATTGTATTTTGTATGTTTCTTGA